From the genome of Candidatus Hydrogenedentota bacterium, one region includes:
- a CDS encoding peptidylprolyl isomerase translates to MSLKVNGELLDGDAIAAVRMELEAQDRAFAALSEGEQMERAESALIERVLVRQAAVKEGPAIRAVDVKREVKHAVQRMGGPDTFQKYLEQRGLTLEALEADVELRQKIDGLLDQICAAVQRPSDEACLAYYRAHPEQFRTEEHIRASHIICHTTGNILDEHAARETLNDVRRQIDEGKPFSSFTGGCNDCGDDHGDMGYFGRGTMVPEFEEVVFALRPGEVSEVFKTRFGLHIVKVLDYIPAKPREFDEVKEEVRQHLFDQAENACIDAYTADLKARASIVRES, encoded by the coding sequence GTGTCTTTGAAAGTGAATGGAGAATTGCTGGATGGTGACGCCATCGCGGCCGTCCGAATGGAACTGGAGGCTCAGGACCGCGCTTTCGCGGCGCTTTCCGAGGGCGAACAGATGGAACGGGCGGAGTCCGCGCTGATCGAGCGCGTGCTCGTGCGCCAGGCGGCCGTGAAGGAAGGCCCCGCCATTCGGGCGGTGGACGTGAAGCGCGAAGTGAAACATGCCGTGCAGCGTATGGGTGGCCCCGACACCTTTCAGAAGTACCTGGAGCAGCGTGGACTGACCTTGGAGGCTCTGGAGGCCGACGTAGAACTTCGGCAAAAAATTGATGGCCTGCTCGATCAGATTTGCGCCGCCGTGCAGCGGCCTTCCGACGAAGCTTGCCTGGCGTACTACCGGGCCCATCCGGAGCAGTTTCGCACCGAGGAGCATATTCGCGCGAGCCACATAATCTGCCATACCACGGGCAACATACTGGACGAGCACGCCGCCCGAGAGACGCTCAACGATGTGCGCAGACAGATCGACGAGGGCAAGCCCTTTTCCTCCTTTACCGGCGGCTGCAACGATTGTGGCGACGACCACGGCGATATGGGCTATTTCGGCCGCGGTACGATGGTGCCGGAGTTTGAGGAAGTGGTCTTCGCTCTGCGCCCCGGCGAAGTGAGCGAGGTGTTCAAGACCCGTTTCGGGCTCCACATCGTTAAGGTGCTGGACTACATTCCCGCGAAGCCCCGCGAATTCGACGAAGTGAAGGAAGAGGTCCGCCAGCATCTCTTCGATCAGGCGGAGAATGCCTGCATCGACGCGTATACCGCCGACCTGAAGGCCAGAGCGTCCATCGTGCGTGAATCGTGA
- a CDS encoding family 78 glycoside hydrolase catalytic domain yields MFRYVLLPVLFALSAAAGADVFEGAQWLRDPRMEGEPVVNFLQREKAEPPEASGPRNIHTLLRKGIQLKEKPAGAQLFISGDDYYKFSINGYPVVQGPEGGYHFSYPYYWLDVTDFLDAGDNCLASHVFYQGLRNRVWCSGDNRSGFIARLDVSYADGTKESFVTDKTWRAHELAAFPGEVATGYATQFLENIDMRAFPAGWDKSGFDDSAWVEPLVERQDHVFILQATQPLQRYRLDPAVVKELGGGGYFYDFGAEVVGHTVIQIQGEAGHPLIVRHGEQLDEYARVRFKTPNLVYEEKPVLSGGEDTIAFYDYRAFRYIEILDAPVPPVVWVEVRHHPFNAQAAQFTSTDASLENVFAICKNAVQMGAQGGFLDCPSREKGQYLGDAVITSRSHLWLTGDGSLTRKALYDFYLSCQVHPGMMAVAPGNFMQEIAEFPLQYPLMLENYYLHTGDSAMLSAMVDTVLPGLFKYYEGFDKGAGLIEGLNKPEKWLVVDWPGNLRDGYDYDYASTRANTVLNAFYYGGLRAAARLERVLGRDGQTYDARAERVAAAFATQLADPATGLFLDAPGSKHSSLHANAIPLAFGLTAGAGPAPMLELIRQRGLNCSPYIASYVIEACFNAGAPDLGYALLTNDSEHGWKEMLRMGATAATEVWSPSQKKNMSWCHPWSSSPIYLIAERVFGLTPGTPGWGSVRIAPPLIAELPEMSLTVPHPKGAMTVSFAPETGYTLAVPAGVPVEIQAAEGIKIDTGDAEIVKVPPPDAVAAPTDAPSEGTPMTEANLEQLKSRGWEERVGNGLGVWVDVARQRLHIIENNAVVWEVPCATARAGTGSASGSLQTPLGWHRVDMKLGEGAPWGQVFRSRIPTKEIWKPGDDVKEDLVLTRVLWLDGMEPGKNKGKTEDGVLVDSKERCIYIHGTNGEALIGTPSSHGCIRLFNDDVIKAFEKLPVGTPVLITE; encoded by the coding sequence ATGTTTCGATACGTTTTGCTTCCGGTACTGTTCGCTCTTTCGGCGGCGGCCGGAGCGGATGTGTTTGAGGGTGCCCAGTGGCTTCGCGATCCGAGGATGGAGGGGGAGCCCGTGGTGAACTTTCTGCAGCGGGAGAAGGCGGAGCCCCCGGAGGCTTCCGGTCCGCGAAATATCCACACGCTTCTGCGCAAGGGCATTCAGCTCAAGGAGAAGCCCGCCGGCGCGCAACTCTTCATCTCGGGCGATGACTACTACAAGTTCTCGATCAACGGCTACCCCGTGGTACAGGGCCCCGAGGGCGGTTACCATTTTTCCTATCCCTATTACTGGCTCGACGTAACGGATTTTCTGGATGCGGGAGACAATTGCCTCGCGAGCCATGTCTTTTATCAGGGGCTGCGCAACCGGGTGTGGTGCAGCGGGGACAATCGGAGTGGCTTCATCGCCCGGCTCGACGTGAGCTACGCGGACGGGACGAAGGAAAGTTTCGTAACCGACAAGACCTGGCGCGCCCATGAGCTTGCGGCCTTTCCCGGCGAAGTTGCGACGGGCTACGCCACGCAGTTCCTGGAAAACATCGATATGCGCGCCTTCCCCGCCGGATGGGACAAGTCAGGTTTCGACGACAGCGCGTGGGTGGAGCCGCTGGTGGAGCGTCAGGATCATGTGTTCATTCTGCAGGCCACGCAGCCGCTCCAGCGCTACCGACTGGATCCGGCCGTGGTCAAGGAGCTGGGCGGTGGCGGTTACTTCTACGATTTCGGCGCGGAAGTCGTGGGACATACCGTAATCCAGATCCAGGGCGAAGCCGGGCATCCCCTGATTGTGCGCCACGGCGAACAGCTCGATGAGTACGCCCGCGTGCGTTTCAAGACCCCCAATCTGGTGTATGAGGAGAAGCCCGTGCTTTCCGGCGGTGAGGACACCATCGCGTTCTACGACTACCGGGCTTTTCGATACATCGAGATTCTTGATGCCCCGGTCCCCCCGGTCGTGTGGGTGGAGGTGCGCCATCATCCTTTCAATGCGCAGGCGGCCCAGTTCACATCAACCGACGCCTCGCTCGAGAATGTCTTCGCGATCTGTAAGAATGCCGTGCAGATGGGCGCGCAGGGCGGCTTTCTCGATTGTCCGTCGCGGGAGAAGGGTCAGTATCTCGGGGACGCCGTGATAACTTCCCGGTCCCACTTGTGGCTCACGGGCGATGGCAGCCTGACGCGCAAAGCGCTCTACGACTTTTACCTTTCCTGCCAGGTGCATCCGGGAATGATGGCGGTGGCGCCGGGAAATTTCATGCAGGAGATAGCCGAGTTTCCCCTTCAGTATCCGCTCATGCTGGAGAACTACTATCTCCACACCGGCGATTCCGCCATGCTTTCCGCCATGGTGGACACGGTGCTTCCCGGCCTTTTCAAGTATTACGAAGGGTTTGACAAGGGGGCGGGTCTCATCGAAGGACTCAACAAGCCGGAGAAGTGGCTTGTGGTGGATTGGCCCGGCAATCTGCGCGATGGATATGATTATGATTACGCTTCGACACGGGCGAACACCGTACTGAACGCCTTTTACTATGGCGGGCTGCGCGCGGCGGCCCGCCTCGAGCGCGTGCTCGGTCGTGACGGACAGACCTATGACGCCCGGGCCGAGCGTGTGGCGGCGGCCTTCGCCACCCAACTGGCCGATCCGGCTACGGGGCTCTTTCTCGACGCGCCCGGCTCGAAGCACAGCTCTCTCCACGCCAATGCGATTCCGTTGGCCTTCGGCCTGACCGCCGGGGCGGGGCCGGCACCCATGCTTGAGCTCATCCGGCAGCGCGGCTTGAATTGCAGCCCCTACATTGCTTCCTACGTTATCGAGGCCTGCTTCAATGCGGGCGCGCCCGATCTCGGTTACGCCCTGCTCACCAATGATTCCGAGCACGGCTGGAAGGAAATGCTGCGGATGGGAGCGACGGCGGCGACGGAAGTCTGGAGTCCCTCGCAGAAAAAGAACATGAGCTGGTGCCACCCCTGGTCGAGCAGCCCGATTTACTTGATCGCGGAGCGCGTGTTTGGTCTGACGCCGGGAACACCCGGCTGGGGCAGCGTGCGAATTGCCCCTCCGTTGATTGCGGAACTCCCCGAAATGAGCTTGACCGTTCCCCACCCGAAGGGGGCCATGACGGTGTCATTCGCCCCTGAGACAGGCTATACCCTTGCGGTTCCAGCGGGCGTTCCGGTGGAGATTCAGGCGGCCGAAGGGATCAAGATTGATACGGGAGACGCCGAAATCGTCAAAGTGCCTCCGCCGGATGCGGTGGCAGCCCCGACCGATGCGCCTTCAGAAGGAACGCCCATGACCGAAGCAAACCTTGAGCAACTGAAGAGCCGGGGATGGGAAGAGAGGGTCGGGAACGGCCTTGGGGTCTGGGTGGATGTCGCCCGTCAGCGGCTCCATATCATCGAGAACAATGCGGTTGTGTGGGAGGTGCCCTGCGCCACCGCCAGGGCGGGCACGGGTTCCGCGTCCGGCAGTCTCCAGACGCCCCTGGGTTGGCACCGCGTCGATATGAAACTGGGCGAGGGCGCGCCGTGGGGGCAGGTGTTCCGGTCGCGCATTCCCACGAAGGAAATCTGGAAGCCGGGCGACGACGTGAAAGAGGATCTCGTGCTGACGCGCGTGCTGTGGCTCGACGGGATGGAGCCCGGCAAGAACAAAGGCAAGACGGAAGATGGCGTGCTGGTGGACTCGAAAGAGCGATGCATCTACATCCACGGGACCAACGGCGAAGCCCTTATCGGCACGCCGTCGTCCCATGGATGTATCCGTCTTTTCAACGATGACGTGATCAAGGCGTTCGAGAAACTGCCCGTGGGCACGCCGGTGCTGATTACCGAGTAG
- a CDS encoding NADP-dependent malic enzyme, translating to MLDYYERSLILHEHLRGKIGTVGKMPIVDKDDLSLAYTPGVARPCSVIAENKDKAWDLTLKRNTVAVVSDGSAVLGLGNIGPYASIPVMEGKALLFKDFARIDAFPICLDTQDVDQIVNTVRIIAPVFGGINLEDISAPRCFEVERRLQDIGIPVFHDDQHGTAIVLLAALFNACELLDKPLESLKVVINGAGAAGTAIAKILRCVGHDETVCGSVADVIMCDTKGAIHRGRSDLAGYKLEMLTYTNRESRAGSVHEVIEGADVFVGVSKGNLLTADDVKRMNPNCMVFAMANPQPEIEPDEARRGGAAIVGTGRSDYPNQVNNLLAFPGIFRGALDAQATRITESMKIAAARALATATSDMTAERILPDPLDRTVAAYVAKAVAKAAIDEAQMSGAH from the coding sequence ATGCTTGACTATTATGAACGCAGCCTCATCTTGCACGAACATCTTCGGGGGAAGATTGGCACCGTCGGCAAGATGCCCATCGTGGACAAGGACGACCTGTCCCTGGCCTACACCCCCGGCGTGGCGCGCCCGTGCAGCGTCATCGCCGAGAACAAGGACAAGGCCTGGGACCTTACCCTGAAGCGCAACACGGTCGCCGTCGTCAGTGACGGGTCCGCCGTGCTGGGCCTCGGCAACATCGGCCCCTACGCCTCCATCCCCGTGATGGAGGGCAAGGCGCTCCTCTTCAAAGATTTTGCACGAATCGACGCATTCCCCATCTGCCTCGACACGCAGGACGTGGACCAGATCGTAAACACCGTCCGGATCATTGCCCCGGTCTTTGGCGGCATCAACCTGGAAGACATCTCGGCACCGCGTTGCTTCGAGGTGGAACGCCGCCTCCAGGATATCGGTATCCCCGTCTTCCACGACGACCAGCACGGCACGGCCATCGTGCTGCTGGCCGCACTCTTCAACGCCTGTGAATTGCTTGACAAGCCCCTGGAGTCCCTGAAGGTGGTCATCAACGGCGCGGGCGCCGCAGGGACCGCCATCGCAAAGATTCTCCGGTGCGTGGGGCACGATGAGACCGTCTGCGGCTCCGTGGCCGATGTCATTATGTGCGACACCAAGGGGGCCATTCACCGCGGGCGCTCCGACCTCGCCGGCTACAAGCTCGAAATGTTGACCTATACCAACCGCGAAAGTCGCGCCGGTTCGGTACACGAAGTCATCGAGGGCGCGGATGTTTTCGTGGGCGTCAGCAAGGGCAATCTCCTCACCGCCGACGACGTGAAACGGATGAATCCCAACTGCATGGTGTTCGCCATGGCCAATCCCCAACCCGAGATCGAACCCGACGAGGCGCGGCGCGGCGGCGCAGCTATCGTCGGCACGGGACGAAGCGATTATCCCAACCAGGTGAACAATCTCCTCGCCTTTCCGGGCATCTTCCGGGGTGCGCTGGACGCCCAGGCCACGCGCATCACCGAATCGATGAAGATCGCCGCGGCGCGCGCCCTCGCAACCGCCACCAGCGACATGACCGCGGAGCGCATCCTCCCCGACCCCCTCGACCGGACCGTGGCGGCCTATGTCGCCAAGGCCGTGGCAAAAGCGGCGATTGACGAGGCCCAGATGTCGGGTGCCCACTAG
- a CDS encoding polysaccharide deacetylase family protein — MAGQSFRATLCTALIALLPAWAEPTFGERLGWKPEDRVLILHNDDVGISHESNLGTIEGYEKGLLTSNSTMMPCSWVLEWRDYVRDNPKVDNGLHLTLTSEWKHYRWRPVAGEPAVPGLIDAEGYIHRSVQDTIKYATADEVEAEIRAQIALAEKMGLPITHLDSHMGTLFYNPAFFERYIKVGIEKQIPIMMMSGRGEPENDTQRAMMAGIRAAAEVVWAGGLPVLDYLQTSTADTGDAKVMTQTLIENLRKLEPGITQIILHGTRQGCNFHAISGSGEKREAELEMVLSEDVKKVIEEEGIILTTYRELMERRKAVK, encoded by the coding sequence ATGGCAGGTCAAAGTTTTCGGGCAACGCTTTGCACCGCGCTGATCGCGCTTCTGCCCGCCTGGGCCGAACCCACGTTCGGGGAACGCCTCGGCTGGAAACCTGAAGACCGGGTGTTAATACTGCACAACGATGACGTGGGCATTTCGCATGAAAGCAATCTGGGCACCATCGAGGGCTATGAGAAGGGACTACTCACATCCAACAGCACCATGATGCCCTGTTCGTGGGTGTTGGAGTGGCGCGACTACGTGCGCGACAATCCCAAGGTTGATAACGGCCTTCACCTCACCCTGACCTCGGAGTGGAAGCACTACCGCTGGCGACCCGTCGCCGGCGAACCGGCGGTGCCGGGCCTGATCGATGCGGAAGGCTACATCCACCGCAGCGTCCAGGATACGATAAAATACGCGACCGCGGATGAAGTGGAAGCGGAGATCCGCGCTCAAATAGCGCTGGCGGAAAAGATGGGCCTGCCCATTACCCATCTGGACTCCCACATGGGCACGCTGTTCTACAACCCGGCCTTCTTCGAACGCTACATCAAAGTAGGTATCGAGAAGCAGATACCCATCATGATGATGAGCGGTCGGGGCGAGCCGGAAAACGATACGCAGCGCGCCATGATGGCGGGCATCCGTGCGGCGGCGGAGGTCGTGTGGGCGGGTGGCCTGCCGGTGTTGGACTACCTCCAGACGTCCACGGCAGACACGGGCGACGCGAAGGTGATGACACAGACACTGATCGAGAATCTGCGCAAGCTCGAGCCCGGCATAACGCAGATCATCCTCCATGGCACCCGCCAGGGCTGCAACTTTCACGCGATATCCGGCTCCGGCGAAAAGCGCGAGGCCGAACTGGAAATGGTGCTGAGCGAGGATGTGAAGAAGGTAATCGAGGAGGAGGGCATCATCCTCACGACCTACCGCGAACTGATGGAACGGCGCAAGGCGGTGAAATAG